In Brachypodium distachyon strain Bd21 chromosome 5, Brachypodium_distachyon_v3.0, whole genome shotgun sequence, the genomic window GGCTCAGCGGCTGTGCGAAATGAAGCGTGCCATGCGTGTGTCGGTGCTGGCAGCTGAATTTTCAGGCTAATAAAAACTGCTgcagttgctgctgcttgatTATGTTCAGCTGAGCCCAGCTGCCTCGAATGATCCTGTCTGTTTGGCGCGATCTTAGTTTCATTCAGTCGACCTGCTAAATTGGTTGTGGCATTGGCTCCGTATGGGccttttttgccttttgttgcTTACTTTGTTGCACGGAGGTGATGTGACGCGCTGCCAAATTCCATTTCACACGTACGTTCGTGCGTTGGCCTGTCGTTCTCGATCGATCCCTAGCTCAAATCATTGTGCATTTCTCTTTCGTTGAACCCTCTTTGGAATGGAATGGCACATGCACCTGCATCTCATGAAAAAATCCTATTCGTACATATTTGCATATACGGGCCATGTGGCCTCGACGAAACACGAATCCGCATTGTACGGTGACGCAGGTTAGCTAAAAAAAGAGGGGAAGCAGAACCAAGTCAAGATGATATGGGTCGCCCCTTCTTCTTGCGCCAAAGATCTTACCATTTCCGAAGGAACTGGGGCTACATTTCTTTTCAATTTCCATTCAAGAGTTTCTATCTGTTTCCACGCCTTTTTTTTGAGACCTCGAAACATGAGGACAAATTACTTCTCTTAGGAACACATACAAGAAAAAGGATAATGGTAGCCCTCCCATTAACTACTTCATTTTCATTTATGAATTTGATAGTAATAGAAATCCATGTCCTACCGAGACAGAATTTCGAACTTGCTATCCTCTTGCCTAATAGGCAAAGATTGACCTCTGTAGAAAGACTGATTCATTCGGATCGGATCGATATGAGGACCCAACTCCGTTGCATTGCCAGAATCCATGTTCCATATTTGAAGCGGGTTGACCTCCGTGCTTCTCTCATGGTACAATCCTCTTCCTGCCGAGCCCCCTTTCTCCTCGGTccacagagaaaaaaatgtaggACTGGTGCCGACAGTTCATCACGGAAGAAAGAACTCCCTCCGTTTGGTTGcgctaaaacagcgacaaatatttagaaacgaaaCGAGTAGAATCGAAGGCAACGCGATGCTAGACTCTGCCTTTACATTCTTCAAACAGGTATCGACACTATTGCACGCTCCACATACAGAGTGTCAAACAACAGGACGATtctcggtaaaaaaaaatagcttaTATCATGTGGTAAATAAATTCGTAGCATTATTCTGCACAGGGTAAGTAAGAGAGACCCAATAATTATACACTTATGACAAATGGCTACCCTACAAGATTACTTCTTCTCCAAATAAGCTTACTAGCCGTTCGATCCACCCCAAACGCCGGAGCCAACAACCGTGCGGCGCGCGGCGTCCACGTCAGACGTCGACAGTGCAGTACGTGGGCTGCGTGAACTTGAGCGACACAGTCCCTTTCCcggcaccgccaccgccgcccgcggcaGAAGCGCTCATGGCGAAGGCGCCCCCGGCGTTGCCACCGGTGGCGGAGAGCAGCGCCGGGCAGTTGACGAAGACATGGTAGCCGCCGGAGACCCAGCTGCCGACCTTCCACTTGACGCGTCCGTCGAGCTTGACGTGGAGCAGCACGTAGCCGGCGGCGATGTCCTGCTTCATGGCGTCCGCCACGTAGGCCGCCACGGGCACGTTCTCGCCCGACATGACCGGCGACCACACCGACTCGTCCTTGTGCCCCTGGTAGATGGCCGGCAGCGACACCGGGACCGTGATCGGCTCCTCCCGGTACGTCGTGAACGCGTGCAGCGTCTTGTAGTAGATCCCCACACGGTCGTTCGGGTTCCGCGACGCGATCGTCACCTGCATATCAATTGGAGCACCAAAGCAGAGCAAATAGCGCTTCAGACCTTGCTGACAAAACTGTAGTACTGGAGATGCTTAGCTGACTAGACTTTCTGTTTACTGAGCTAATAGATAGCCTAGATTCCCTCCAGCTGATGTTACTGATCTGAGGAAAACATTCCTCGGACTAGCCAGATTTCACTAATCACTGTAAAAAAGCTAAGCTACTCCAATTTTGACCGTTAACAAAAACAGGACTTGTGCACATATTACAATTTTGACTGTAGTTTGTGCTGAAATGGAAACAAAAAACTCTGAGATGTGTGCATATGTAGTTAACCTGAACGTCAAGGGAGAGAGCCGGATCGGAGAGGTCGATGGAGCGGAGCTGGACGTCCTGGAGGTAGAAGGAGGGCTTGGAAGGGTGCAGGGCGAGGTAGACGACGAGCACGACGAACCCGACGAGGACGGCGAGCGTCAGGATGCAGGCGGCGATGGAGCCGCAGAACCGCCGGAGGACCCAGCTGTGGTACTTGCCCTTGCCCATGGCGAAGGCCTGAATTCTGATGATGAACTAGCTGGCTGATGCGTGGCTGAGTGAGAGCAGAGCTGGCTAGTTAGCTAAGGTACACTGTAGTGTGTGTGAGCATGTGGGTCGATGGAAAGCGGGATGGGAGTGGGAGTGGCCGGCCTTATAAAAAGTGCTTAACGTGGGTTATTAGGAGGGGTGGTGTGGTGTGGCGCATGTTTTAAAAGGTTGATCCTTTTGTGGTTATGGGGCAGTGGGCAGGGGAGGCGACGAAAGGTACAGCTCAACTCACCGAgattcttctgcttcttcctgGGACCCGGCTGTGTATGGACGCAGCTGCCACCTAAGCTAACTACTATCTGCTCTCGCGGCTGCTTGCTTTGGGATCCTTGTGCAGCGCAGGAGTGTGAGAATATGCTCGCGATTCACTCCAATCTATTTCTCAGGTGGTCAAACTGGTACCGATTCCTCCCCTCATGAAAACCTTTTTTCTAGCATCTCGGTTGGTGTTTCGCATGCGCACGTACGTCTGAGAATATGAGTTGACCTTTGCAGCTGTTCTATCAATCAATCATTGACCTGTGCTCGGCTGAAAATTTCATGCTGCGTGTAAAAACAAGAGACATGAAATTATGTTACTTCTTCGCTTAATTACGGTTTTGTAAGGACCTTGTGCCCTGAATTCTGATCAGAGCGGGATACACGCACCGATCCGTGGCTGCGAAATATCGAGAGATAACGTGTACCCAATTGATGGCATGGATCGGGGGGCATGGTCGGTCGCACGCATGGGGGAGACGAGCCAGATCTGGCTCGGCAATCAGGCACGGCACCAGAGAAATCTCAGCGCTTATCCCTTCCTCTCCATCGATCCCACGGCAGGTCTAGAACACAGCGCGGCACACAATAATTCCGATCGAGGCGACGAGGCCGCCCGTGCCGGGGCCGGGGGGCGCGCGCACGCACGTAGGTACGTAAGTGGGGAGGGTTGTTGGTGCGTAGCACGCAAGCCTCGACGGTTCCCGCGTCGCCTCACGCAACAGGGCAAAATAAAGCCCAAAATCAGCCGAACCAACCAAAGCCCGCGTGGCGCGGGCCTGCGACGTTCCGGGAACGTGAGTTCGGCCGGGCGGTGCGGCGGTGCCCTTCGTTCCTTATCCCCCCGCCGCACGGCGGCCTTGTGCCCTGGCCCCTATGCCACCATGTGCTCGAGCTAAACAACCACGCAAACACTTTCCCTCACCTAACCATTTGCCTCCTATTTTTGACGGAACATTTGCCTCCTATCATCCTACTATGAGAGTTATCGCAATTCATGCAGGACCGATCATATATACACGCATCATATAGCCATAGAACGACTTTGCTTTGATCATCATCTCTCCTTCTTTTATTTATCTCTTGCGCTTTGAAACGAATGGTTGGATCAACATCGAGGAACATACTAGCCAGTATAGCTCGAAAGCTGCATTTAATTAAACGGAATAGATGAGAACATGTAGCAGTACGCATGTTGGATATCGTTGTTCCGTGTTGCATATGGTGCGTTAATTTTCGTTCTTTAGGACTTTGCCTTTCGGATATACAGAAAAGCATTTGAGGCAAAAGTTGGAAGCGCTTTTGGGATGGCTCGCTAGATCCATTTTCTATTGCGGTGTTCTGAGTCACACCGGCATGAGAAAGGGCGTCTCTTTTAACTTGGTAAATATGCGCCGGAAAGAAGATTGGAAATTCCCCCTTTTTATCTCTTTCACCAAGTGGGGCAAAAAGGCACCAAAAGGAAGATGCAGAGGGTACTCTCTTTATTACTCTTTACACTAACTTAGTCGATAAGTAACATTCGTATTGCCAAGTTGCAATTCATATGCGGATCAAACCTGAAGTTTGGCTTAGTGACTCACCGGAGCGCTCCAGAGTGATCAGGCCATTCATAAAACCAATTCCCAGGTTGAACATGCATGAATTGAGTGTCAACTACTCCTAGAAAAAGGAGATTCCCTAGGCGCGCTGCTCCTATACATACAGCCACTGCGTTGGGGGAGGGCACCCTCCGGCCGTTTTTTGTACATGCCACCTACGTCCAATCTTCTTTGTTCCGTCTGGTGGTGGAAAGTAGAGACAATAATTGACCGATCTAACACAATTTTCTCCATTATTCTGCACTGGAGTTGGAGCATCCCTACACTATATACCACGTACGTGCATACAAGCATTGGCAGATGCAGAAACAAAATCACGTGGGTGTAATGACTTAAAACTCCATGGAGTAAATCTACAAAGTTAGTCCAGCTTATGCATGTTTAGTTTTTTACTGTTTTTTAAATAGAGATTTGAAAAAATATCAAGATGCGAAGTGCGGAGTTCgcttagattttttttagtttttttctttgtctaGCAGAAAATCAAGAGCGACACGAATCTCATAAGGCCCAGTAGCCTCATCAGCCAATTTTGTAGTTGACAAAAAGACTAAGTTGGCCCATGGAGGTTGCCATCATACCTTAATAACCAGAAATGAGGCCCACTTGTGTTCCTAGCTATATTCAATCTTCAAGTTGAGTCTCTATTGCCACTCGGAGATGCCACGGGCGATTTCAAGACAGCTTTCCAATGCAGAAGGAGTTGGGACCTTGGAGCATTTGTCGGTTGTACTCTAAAATTGCCCAAGCCATATACATGTAAATTATTAACCAAATCTCACATCACTCGCGCATTCGCTTACATGGGATTTGTTGGTGTCACAAAGACTCCATatcctagttttgaaaaccggacagGACCGGACCGAAGTCTCATGATCGTGTCGTGATCCATTTTTATTCGgctcaatctttttttttagaaaaaaaagattgagcCGAGTTTAATTGCAGGCAATTAGAAGAATAAAGAAGAATTACTGCATTTCGTAacttattttttctctttttattttgtttctttttatttagACCTTCTTCATATTTAGTTTTATCTATTAATCCGATCGGAAAAAATCCGGAACCAGAGCCCTTTGCGGTATGTTTAGCGCGCTGGACCGGACAAAACTGGATAACCGGCTGTTTTGGTTGATACCAGTGAACCGGACGGTTTTGCTCGAACCGTACCGGTTCAGTTCCCGTTTCAAAAATACCCCtcgtttgatttatttttgtacGAATAATGCAAGGGTAGATACGGTATTTTGGTTAATCTCTAGGGTTTGCTCCTAACTCAGTCAACTCTCCACCCACGATTTGCTCTGTCTCTCCCCCGTCTCCCTTGTCCCGCCGCCTGTCTCCCTtgtcccgccgccgccggccgtcgcCCTGCCACCAGGGCTGACCGCGCCACCCGCGCCTCTCCGCCCATGGCTACGACCGCCTCCCGCAGTACCGCTGACGCCGGACTCCAGCAACAGAGATGCCGGTTTGTTGCTGCTCTTCAACTTTAGAGTATGAAATTCTCAATTTCTTCCTTCTCTGTTCTTCAAGTTCAGAGTTGCTGCTGCTCATCGATTTGGTTGGAAATGCATGCAGCACTGTAGTGATAGAGTATTTATGTATGATAATAATGAGACAAGTCAATTATTGTGTGCACTATTATTTATATTGtcatattttgattttttagttaaaaatatattattttgtatTAAAAAATAGACCGGTGTTCAACTGGTGA contains:
- the LOC100842703 gene encoding NDR1/HIN1-like protein 12 is translated as MGKGKYHSWVLRRFCGSIAACILTLAVLVGFVVLVVYLALHPSKPSFYLQDVQLRSIDLSDPALSLDVQVTIASRNPNDRVGIYYKTLHAFTTYREEPITVPVSLPAIYQGHKDESVWSPVMSGENVPVAAYVADAMKQDIAAGYVLLHVKLDGRVKWKVGSWVSGGYHVFVNCPALLSATGGNAGGAFAMSASAAGGGGGAGKGTVSLKFTQPTYCTVDV